The Taeniopygia guttata chromosome 13, bTaeGut7.mat, whole genome shotgun sequence nucleotide sequence GGCGTAGATGGTGGCTGGGCAACGACAGCAAGGAAAAAGGGGATGTTTCTCCCAAAAGCactccccagccaggctggttTTGCATCCAGACTTggcaaaaagaggaaaagcctCCCCTGACCTGCTGCATTTAAGGAAtgttctctcctgccttcctcagaGCTTTCACAGCTCCAGTTCCCATGTCCAAAAGTCTGGCAGTGGAATGAATCCCAGAGCATCAGAAAGCCTCTCCCTGAGGCCTCTCTGACATTATTCCAGGTTATCCATTACTTAAATGTTTTATAAACAACAGCAATTAAGGATAAAGCAGCAGCGCTCTCCTGAATTTTCATGGCTTTAACACCATGACTCTTAAATACTTATCGTTTGGTAATTCAGACCTCATATTGAACTACAGGCATCAAGCCaagctaaaataaaattaaattacatcagtccaaaataaaattttaaaaagaaattaagaaacaaaaccagagaaagGTATAGccagaacaaaaaaatctcctcctcatcctcttaATATTCCTAAACTGGAGCTGGGTAAGAATATCCAAACAAGGATCAATTAAAAATACCTCTAATGAAGGTAGAGGTATTTTTAACCAGGATGTTCCTAATTAAGTAATGGAAGAACATTATTTTGTCTGCTAGCAAGTAAGGCTTTTAATTGAGCCCCAGGCACTGCCTACCATCATATCTTAGCAGACAAGCTCCTCAATAGAAAGAGCCACATCTGCAATAAATTCTAACCCACATCATCTCCATGCCAGAGTTTCCAAGTCCAGTTTTTAACTTTTATATCAGATTTCTGGAGCTTTCTCACTTCTCTCCAGCCCACCTTAACAACAGATCTACCAAAAGCAGCCTAAGGAGCAGAAAAttgagaaagaaagggaagcaTTGGCAAAGCAGCAACTCTGTGAAGAAGGCAAGCAGGTTACTCACTCCTCTCATCGTCCTCAAAGTCGTATCTGGCGTAGCTGTtgggctctgctgtcctcagGGACCTCAGCCAGGGGAAGTCAGTGATCATGGAGTAAGGAGCACCATCCACAATGCCTGGGAGAGGGACAGGTGAGGAgccagagaggaaaaggaaaacgccccccctgcagcaccagcagcctTCAAACACTGAGCACCACAAAGCTCCTCCTCACTTCATTCCCCCACTGAGCTGTTTGCCCACAGGGAATGGTCTCCACACCTCTGGAATGATGCAGAGCTGCTTCTCTTAGCAGGAGGCTGAGCAGGAGCCCCGAGCTCCCCACAAACTCTCACCTTCCAGGGTGTAGATGTCTCTGCCCCAGGGGTATTTGGGGTATTTCTTCAGGTCCTCCTCAGTCCTGGTGGCCTCAGGGAAGAACTCGTATTTAATCAGCTctctggggagaaggagggagaggtcACAGCCAGGAAAtggggaggtgggagggaaaaaaagcaaaggagaaatcCTAATACACAACCTTCCCTTTAGTGAACCTGAATCCATGGAAAAACTGCCCCAAGAGCCTCACACCAACTCAGCCTCCATCCCTTCACTCTGGAGAGCAACCACAGCCAACAGAACAGGTTTAGAACTGCTTAGAGATCCACaattccctgctgctgggaatttTCAGGAGCTGATACTGATTGAACATCACCTTCCACAGGAACAACCCTATTTCTTGAAGCAAAtcactcttttaaaaattatttgttttacgCCTTGAAGACATTTCCCAACTATTCCAACAACTTCAGTGTACAACTGCATTATTGCTGGATGAATGTGATAGTTATTGCTGGAGAATTTATAGGATTTGCTGGAGAATTTATAGGATTATCCATGTGGGTTTACAGTCTGTTTTCTATTAAATGCATCTCCACACTGGATTTACACCGCACCACCCAGAATTCAACCTTCAGCAGTAaccaaatggattttttttttttttttttttaatttgggtgACAGAATAGAGCAAGtatggagctgcagctgctccaggacacCTTGGCAGAGTCCCTGGAGGGCAAATGCTCCCTGGCTGAGGGTCAGGactgcccagggctgcctgcCTGAGGgtcagggatgcccagggagggtcagggctgcccagggagggtcAGGGCTCCCTGCCTGTGGGTCAgggctgcctgcctgtgggTCAGGGCTCTCTGCCTGTGGGTCAgggctgcctgcctgtgggtcagggctgcctgcctgtgggtcagggctgcctgcctgtgggtcagggctgcctgcctgtggcagTACTCACTGGTTGATGTTGGCTATGGTGTCCATCCAGCTCCGCACCCGCACCTTGTTGCGCACGTTGGGGGGGTTGCTGAACTCGTGGATGATGCAGATGTGGTAGGGGTAGGGGCCACTGAAGATCTTCTGCTCCAGAGTCAGCGTGTCCACCTGGGGACAAACACTTGTGAGCACCACaaacactgggatggggctgcacACAGAGCAAACAGGTATGGACCACATGCCCAGAAAATGCAGCAATGGGAGAGAATTTTAACAACACAAATAAATACAGGACTGAGGGGAGTGAAAGCTCCCCAGTGCAGCTTTTCCAATTTATCTTCTCAAATACTGGAATTGGATGGGAAATGTCTAATTTCTGATGTCTTTCCCAGCTCCAATGTGGAAATAAACTCCATAAAATTACAGAATGGCCTAAAACGACATTAATTCCTCAGAATTTTTCTTACAAGGAGGGGATCAGTGATTTCGGGTTTTATTGCCATGTAATATTTTTATCACTGTCCTCTAATAGATGTGGTTTCAAAGCAAAGCTAGTTTTATGGATTTTAGGTATATTTTAGGTATAATCAACCTTCCGTTGTTGGCAAGGCAAGACAGGAGcgcaggagaggagcagcaccACAGAGGGATAAAATCAAACATTCCCAATCTTCCAGATATTAAATGAAGCCCGCATAAAAGCTCATCAGATGATTTGAACAATTCCCTAAATGTCCCTGCTTCCAGCTCCTTCACAGCCTGGGGAAGGAGAGCCTGGCTCCCAGTCCCACCAGTGTCCTGCAACACTGCAGCATCAGGAGGGGATGGAGCCTTCAGAATCTCAAACTCTGCTGTTCCTCAGTCTGACAGCACGTGGGTCAAGGCTGTCAGATCCCTGTGCCATGCTCTGCTCACACATAGCTGTGAGGAGCACCCAGGTTCCCACAGCCTGAGATATTCAGTCTGAAATTAACTCAGTGCCTCCGTCTATGATGCTTGTATCCAAATCATCTGTTCTGTGTATGCTGGATATGAAGTTCTGCACCTTTAAGAGTGCAGTTTACAATATTCCCTAATGCAATGAATACTGGAGATAgtgaattttaatatttaatctacCAGAGTAACTTAAAATCCAAGTAGCAGATTCTGCAATAAAAAACCCTGCTGGGCTTTAAACGACCAAATTTCTGAGTTGTGCTGTTGGAACATTTCCTGCAaagccccaggcagagctccTGGTGTGCTCCCAGGGAATGCAGGCTGGCTTGTACCTGCTGCATGGGACGAAGGTAAATGATCCTGTTCCTCTCTGGGGGCATCCTGAGGATCTGATCCAGGACCTGATCCATGTTCAGCTTCTTGCACTGGGCGTAGTCAAAGCGATTCACAACGGGGGCATTTTCCACCTTCAGGTGTTTCAACACACGGCACCTTGTAGCTAGAAAAGGAAATCAATACCTCAGGAGCCTCCTGGCAGAGAATTTCAAGGCTGGCAGGTTCAAAAGAAGGCAAACAAGCAATATAAGTTCCAAAAGATTACATAAGTATATCAGATATAGGCCAGCTCTTCATTTTCTCCACATTATCATCAAATTTTCAAGCTGGACCCTGCCAGATGTGGCCTTTTAAAAGGCCATGTCAAATTTCATCTAATAACCTTCTCCTCCCTCTGTTTCTTTCACTGAAATGGTCTGTGGCCTGCCATAACTTCCAAAATCAGCTCAAACACAGAGGACTGGGAAGCCacataatggaaaataaaattgtttcattTCTAGCAACTCTGCTGATGTAATCCAAATTTCCTTCAAAATCAATGTGTGTTCTAAATATTCtggaataaagaaataattcctttATTTCTGCTAAGTACACAGATCTGATGTCAGAAGAAAAAGTTTTCCTTTAGATGGTGCAGAAGACAATAAATGACCCAATCCAGGAGCAGTCACACCCTGGCATGTGAAACTAATGCAAGCTAAGTGCCAGCactgaaagcagatttttatcATGTCAAAGAGCAAAAGTATCATCCTGTCAGCTAAAAAACCTATGGGAGAATgaagaaatgagagaaaaacaaggtaCTCAAACTCATTTCATCAACTTCTAATTACTGTATTACCATTCTTCAATAAACATCTCATCTCCCTAATTGTCAGATCATTTCAGCTGTTGATTTTCAGATATTAATCTTTATTAAAGCTGTTATAAGAGCCATTCAGAGTGGGAAGCAGCAATATTTGGAGTTCTAATTCATCAGCAATGCAGCTGATGAATACAAAATGAGCAGTGGCCTGACTTGAATTCTTTCTGGAATTTCCAATAATGCCAGAGGGAGGAGGCAGCCCTGACATGAACCACATACCATGGATGAACATCATTTTAGGGCAGTCTTTCAGCACCAAATCTGTTATTCCACAGTTGGTCAATGTGATTCCTACGAGGTTTTTGGATTTCAAAGTCAGtacctgggggaaaaaaaaaaaaaagtatgaaagtgtaaaaatgaacaaaaaataaattgaattttatgAGATACAAGAAGATATGAATTAATATAATATAGCTTCAGTTCCCAGCAGGTGTTTATGGTGATAAAGCTGCAGGGAGTGAAGGAAAAGCCCTTACCTGAACATGATCATCCTCAATCACAGGGTCACTGGTACTGGTGGATTTGTCAGCTGTCCTTTTCCTCTTGGTGGTTTGCCTTGGCTTTGGCTTTGCTACTTCTGGAAACAAAAACATGGCAAAATCTttcctctgctccatgtcaggaCAGCTGAGAACAGCCCATGCCAACTTTTCCCACACAGGTAAATCCAAACACCTGCCTGGCTTCAGAACAAATCTCTGCTTGCTCAAACCCCACTGTCATCTTGGTGCTCAGAATTATTCCCAATAAATATCTTTATAGGTGAAAACCCAGGAATGCTGAACCTACACCACAGAAAGATGTGGagccaggaaaagaaaagattcATGGTTAGGTTACATTTGAATCTCTGCAGGAAACAGAACATCCTTGACAAATACAAGACCCAAAATAGCTTTAATGTTTAAATAGTAGAAATTACCTCAAACTCCTGGAAAATATGTTCTTTGTAACTGTCACTAAGTTTTTCCTAATATAGCAAAGGATGCCCAGGTATAAAATCCTTTAATGTTCCTAAGCTCCACCAGGGACCTCAAATTCCTGCTTGACTTAACAGATgagtctttgaaaaaaaaaaccaccacaagtATTATTTCCAccaggaagagggaaaaatgccctagaattaattttctatcATTAACAGatcaaaatgagaaattattttaaaactaagcTGTCTTTATTAAAACTTAAGGCATGTGCACAAACATCCCCAAATTAATTACTGGTTCTAAGGTAGAAACcagacattttaaatttattagCAAGATCTTTTCTTGAAAACTGAGCTGCATCTACCTGCAGAACATCTGAGGTGATTTAGGTTTTGTTAACATTTAGGAGCACTAAATAAACTGGAAATACACCAGGATATGAAGTGTTTGAATCATTCCATGTTAACAGAGGCAGGAATTTGCCCTCAATCTTCCCTACCTCCAACACTCATAGCAGCACATTTCatctttcagtttcattttaCCTGCCAGATATTCCCAGCAAAGAATCCTGGATATATGAGGTCGTGCCATACTAAGATGATTATTTTGGACACCAAGTATATTTGAAAGAAACAGCAAGTTCCCCTCTCACATCTGTTGTGTTCTCCCTCCATTTCAGCCCTTcagggattttattttatgtcaGATGAACAAAACAATCATGTGAAGCACGAAGGTGTTTAATAAAAGGACAATTTTCAGTAAGTTTGATCACCCTGCCTCAAACACTTGGAAGCAGAACCCAATGCAGGTCCAAAAGCCTGGCTCCATTGTAATTATGACTTCACTGGTTGATAAAGCACCAGTTATAACCTTTGCCTCCTTGTTCAGATCTAAGTGTAGCTGCTGCCTTTGAAGGGAAGATTTTAATGCAGAGACAACTTCTGTTTCAATGAATCACAGCCTCCACAGGCAGGCAGAGTAGcaaaaaattgcatttgctTTTCAATGGAGTAAAGCAAATACTGGTTGGAGTATGTATGGAGAACACAGAAAGAGCTGCATGGAGGAAAAAGTCAGTGGCACTTTCAGAGAAACCTGATTTTCCCTGGTGATGGCACCTCTGCTCCATCAAGCTCTGACCCTTTCAAACCACTCAGGTTTAATTTAAATCCCTGACTAACAAGCTGCACATCAGAGCTCctgggggagctgcagctgctcagagctgtcccatggcagctctgcctgtaCTCAGCCGTTACTCTGGGTGTGAGTCCTACCTGGCTCTGACACCAGAGGCACGTGGGACAgcctgctcctggccctggtcAGGGGTCTCCGTGGATACTCCTCCTTGCAGTCCGGCTCCCAGCCCGGGGGCTGCgtgctctgctcctggctgccagccccacaggcaCTCCCACTAGTCCTGTCATCCCcaggctctcctgcagccccactgcAGTCTGGCAGTGTCCTAAGTGCAAAGTCTGGCCCGTCCCTGCAGGCCCCACTGGTGGAGGGgctctccccatcccacccgCCGCTCGTCCTGCGCTGCGCCTTGGAGGAGCAGCGGGAGCAAACGGAGCTCTCCTCGGGCTCCCTCTCGCTGCAGCCATCCctcctgcagggagagcagccacACTGCCTGGACTCCTCTCCAGCTGCCGGGCTGGTGCCAGCAGAGTGGCTCTGGGCTGCCTGGGCAcagtcagggctgggggaagcagcgctgcaggagctggatgcTGCCATGGATCCCGGGGcgttgctgcagctgccatagGAATCCTTGCTCTTGCTCCTCTCGGGCATGTCGCTGGCTGCTTTCATGTCAGCTTTGATCTGCTCACTGGTCACCTGGCAGCCCTTCTCAcagctgctctcctccacagGGAACTGCTTGGCCTGGCCCCCGTGGCTGGTGCCGCATCTCTTCCGCAGGGGAGTCTTTCCTTTGCCGCTGACTGCAGGAGTGAAGGGAGGGACAGCAGTGAGAAACCTCAAACAAACCTGAGTGAGAAACCTCAAACAAACCTGAGTGCTCCTCTGAGACAGCCACTGAAAACACAGGGCAGCCCAGAGGCCAATGACAATCTCCCCAGGAATGGGAATTATTAGTATGTGTAGCTGTTGCTGCATCTTTGTAATGTCTTGCAGCTATTTTTGGAGTGATGTGCTGCAGGGTTTACCACACAAATCTGCCAGATTGTCCAGAGCAGCTCACTGTTCACACAGGCACAGCAATATGAAAGACACACTGATAATAGACTCAAAGAatacagaatagtttgggtcggaaggaccttaaatcccatccagtgccacccctgccatggcagggacaccttccactgtgccaggctgctccaaaccccatccaacctggccttgggcactgccagggatccagggacagccacagctgctctgtgccagggcctgcccaccctcacagggaaggatttttttctaatatctaatccaGAGAGGCTGCTGTTTTCTTAAATACGAGGAATATGTCTGAGGAATCAAACAGGAACAGAGACAGGACTGAAGTTCACGTTTCAGCAGcaacccccagctcccccttctGGGTCTGGGTAGTGCTGCCAGCAGTAACAGCAGGCTCAGCTCACAGGTGAATAGGAACCCACACAAATCATAACAGAATTTAATCCTACTGAGATTGtaaaagccctcccagcccatggaACCCAACCCCTGCCctatccccaccttgtccccagctcagagcaccgagtgccacctccagccttccctgggcactccagggatggggatccaaacctccctgggcaattccagtgcctgagcaccctttccatggagaaactCCTGCTGAATGTCTGCATTAATCCTCTCAGCTCATTACAATACCCCACGCCCCAAATCCCAGGTACTGGCAGTATAAAAATTGATGCAAACTCTCTCCAAACACAGATTCTTTTCTCCCTGAAACCAGAACTGACACCCACACTGTGGGCTCACAGGCTTGATAAATTCTGTCCACTTGGGATTCCCAAAGAGGAGCTGCAGGTTTCTGATCAGTGCAGCACCACTGTCTGTGTTTCTGTACAGGACCTGTGACTGGAACTCAGATATGTCCTTCCACCTTCATCCTACATTTTAAACCAAGCTCGAAATGAACCTGAGCCACATGGAAAGGCTGAAGCTCAAAAAGGAATGTTGCACACCTGAAGGTTCTCTGATTTCCACTGGATCCCTGCTCTTCTCTTCCCCATCTGAGTAACTCTGTGCAATGCTGTTGGAGACACAGGCTCTGGAAGTGCCCACGctttcctcctcatcctcactgTCTGAATCATGGATGGTAATAGGAGCTGCTTTTACAACAGGTTGAATTCCACTTGGTCCTGAGAAGGAGAATATTAGCATTTCATGTAAAAAATAATCCATTTCATGGATTAAAGGGCTGAAAAACTTCTAGCAGTGCTTGAAAAACTGGTAAGCAATTATCTGGAGTCAATTTAGCCACTCATTCTGTGGGTCCCTCATTAGAATCTAAATGGGAGAAGAGCAAATTACTGCATTTCAGCATTAGAAATTCTGGTTTGGAAGGGGAGGAGTGTCACAATGGAGTGTTACTTCATGTTGTTGATATATTCAGTAGAAAATTATATTGTCCAGCAAGAAGTGGCAATGAAGAAATCAAGACTGCCTTGTGTCACTActataaattaaattaacattGGAACAAGTTGTGCTGGcttgagaaaaagcaaaaacaaccCAAATACTGCAGTGGAAGAACTAAGGCCATGAACACCACAACAGGCCAAGTTCATTCAGGCCTTCTGACTTTTATGATACTGAGCACAAAAATCAGGCTTTAAGGTCAAGGTATTTCCCTGCATATGCAAAGAAAGCTCTGGGCTGTAACAGAGAATAAATTCCTTCACAGAACTAAGCTGTGCTAACATAATTATTCAAAATCAGACAGC carries:
- the FBXO38 gene encoding F-box only protein 38 isoform X3; protein product: MLRHLYLKWVRLTKPQPFKDFLCISLRAFVMRNCAGPTNSLKYVPLVTGLASARNLEHLELVRVPFLGGLIQHVVEDSWRSGGFRNLHTIVLGACKNALEVDLGYLIITAARRLHEVRIQPSLTKDGVFSALKMAELEFPQFETLHLGYVDEFLLQCKMTSTDLVRYGLADVVENPGIITDIGMKAVNEVFSFIKYLVIYNCPHLHNPNNWITDHSRWTRLVDLTLVRCHAIKLDSFSQFIELLPSLEFISLDQMFREPPKGCARVGLSAGTGIGVSSALVSNQNSNNDNDNNNNHQNNNNNPNIHHNNHQHPNEQNEENELRQEGPAEEQQIGAEALNEMEEVAQEEGDAAGQGQDELPAPSQAVLPMEVDEEQAGPSGIQPVVKAAPITIHDSDSEDEEESVGTSRACVSNSIAQSYSDGEEKSRDPVEIREPSVSGKGKTPLRKRCGTSHGGQAKQFPVEESSCEKGCQVTSEQIKADMKAASDMPERSKSKDSYGSCSNAPGSMAASSSCSAASPSPDCAQAAQSHSAGTSPAAGEESRQCGCSPCRRDGCSEREPEESSVCSRCSSKAQRRTSGGWDGESPSTSGACRDGPDFALRTLPDCSGAAGEPGDDRTSGSACGAGSQEQSTQPPGWEPDCKEEYPRRPLTRARSRLSHVPLVSEPEVAKPKPRQTTKRKRTADKSTSTSDPVIEDDHVQVLTLKSKNLVGITLTNCGITDLVLKDCPKMMFIHATRCRVLKHLKVENAPVVNRFDYAQCKKLNMDQVLDQILRMPPERNRIIYLRPMQQVDTLTLEQKIFSGPYPYHICIIHEFSNPPNVRNKVRVRSWMDTIANINQELIKYEFFPEATRTEEDLKKYPKYPWGRDIYTLEGIVDGAPYSMITDFPWLRSLRTAEPNSYARYDFEDDERTTIYAPRRKGQLSADICMETIGEEISELRQVRKGVFQRVVAIFIHYCDVNGEPVEDDYI
- the FBXO38 gene encoding F-box only protein 38 isoform X2, whose translation is MPQVHILGKFRNRNGAFPIPPENKLKIPIGAKIQTLHLVGVNVPEIPCIPMLRHLYLKWVRLTKPQPFKDFLCISLRAFVMRNCAGPTNSLKYVPLVTGLASARNLEHLELVRVPFLGGLIQHVVEDSWRSGGFRNLHTIVLGACKNALEVDLGYLIITAARRLHEVRIQPSLTKDGVFSALKMAELEFPQFETLHLGYVDEFLLQCKMTSTDLVRYGLADVVENPGIITDIGMKAVNEVFSFIKYLVIYNCPHLHNPNNWITDHSRWTRLVDLTLVRCHAIKLDSFSQFIELLPSLEFISLDQMFREPPKGCARVGLSAGTGIGVSSALVSNQNSNNDNDNNNNHQNNNNNPNIHHNNHQHPNEQNEENELRQEGPAEEQQIGAEALNEMEEVAQEEGDAAGQGQDELPAPSQAVLPMEVDEEQAGPSGIQPVVKAAPITIHDSDSEDEEESVGTSRACVSNSIAQSYSDGEEKSRDPVEIREPSVSGKGKTPLRKRCGTSHGGQAKQFPVEESSCEKGCQVTSEQIKADMKAASDMPERSKSKDSYGSCSNAPGSMAASSSCSAASPSPDCAQAAQSHSAGTSPAAGEESRQCGCSPCRRDGCSEREPEESSVCSRCSSKAQRRTSGGWDGESPSTSGACRDGPDFALRTLPDCSGAAGEPGDDRTSGSACGAGSQEQSTQPPGWEPDCKEEYPRRPLTRARSRLSHVPLVSEPEVAKPKPRQTTKRKRTADKSTSTSDPVIEDDHVQVLTLKSKNLVGITLTNCGITDLVLKDCPKMMFIHATRCRVLKHLKVENAPVVNRFDYAQCKKLNMDQVLDQILRMPPERNRIIYLRPMQQVDTLTLEQKIFSGPYPYHICIIHEFSNPPNVRNKVRVRSWMDTIANINQELIKYEFFPEATRTEEDLKKYPKYPWGRDIYTLEGIVDGAPYSMITDFPWLRSLRTAEPNSYARYDFEDDERTTIYAPRRKGQLSADICMETIGEEISELRQVRKGVFQRVVAIFIHYCDVNGEPVEDDYI